The Mercurialis annua linkage group LG7, ddMerAnnu1.2, whole genome shotgun sequence genome includes the window TGTATAACTCTATGAGTTCAAATGTGGCGAAGAAGTCTGCAGTTGAAGCAACTACAAAATATTCTGTTCTAattccactttttttttatctcagatGAATTTTTATGAGTTGCGCAGTGACATTGATCTGACTTCTCAGCCTTATTTGAATAAGAATTCAACTGATGCTTTCCGTATTGAAACTGTGGATGATCTTCCAAGTCAAAAGGATAGGTATGTTTTCAAATTTACTATTTGTAAAATTATGCAGTTTTGTtgaataattcatttttatgttttttattcagCGATTGTGGTGCGTTTTTGCTTGCTTTTGCGGAGTTTTTGTGTCTGTGTAAAGAAATACCTTCTGAATTTAATATTGAGAATTATCGTGAGCGTGTTGCATTTCTTCTGTACCGCTATGGCAATATGAAGATAGAGAGAAATATTGTTAGCGATGAAGAGGTTGAAGAGGAGGTCCCAAATCCAAAGAGGAAAGGGAAGAATAAGATCTGAAGCTTATCATTTTAGCTTAgtacttttaagttttttagtGTTTTGTCTGAACAAGATCTGaacaatattgttttttttcctaTTATGACTTTGTTTGTATGACTTTATTTGTAATGGCTACTGTTTTAGTTTTAGTAAATGGTAATTGACTTATACTGTTAGTAATGTTTTGGTAACTGGTTAGTaaacttataatattttttataattttatagatattaaCTAAATTTCCTTTATCAGTTGTATGTTGTAGTATACTTTTGATATTGTTTTGGTAAATTAATAGTAAGGTAGTGCTTTATAGTTAGTAGTCTATAAAGAAATTTTTAagattatatcattttaaatatcaaattaaatatattaaaaaagttgatagatttaaatgagattataaatattattaatatttaagtaaagaaaataaattataaataaaactttttaataaaactttataaataGATGCTACGTAACTTATTAGTAACCTATTAGGAAACCTATAgtaactttataaatatatgttaaGCAACATATTAGTAAACCTCTAGTAATTTATAAAACATGTAGTAAtagtttagtaatttattatttatcactgTCTTAATAtgtaagtaatttattatttatcactgTCTTAATATGTAGTgacatataattttttgatatatctctggTAACACAGTAGTAAATAATTAGTAAATggttaaaattataagaaacaaataaaaaaaagaaggaaatcCTTTAATTGAGCCAAAATTCAATGAATTACAAATCATTTAATCAATGTATTTAGGAAATGTATTTggaaactaaattttattattttggtatatttttaCATGTCTTTTTATTATGTCCTCTTTGTTTGCATCTTCCACACTGATTTGTCTTCTTTATTTCATTTGGTCCCGTGATTCTTTTCTTTGGTCTTCCTGCTGGAATTGCTCCTATTGGCGGAAGAACTTCCACACTTTCAACATTGGCAGGTAAATCCCAATTATTTTGGCTAGGCATTGGATAGACAACTCCTTCATATGTGGCAAGCATATTTTCTTTAGTGAAAAAGTCTGAGTAGTATTGATATGGTTCTTGGTGTAGTTTGCTTAATATAGCAATAGCATGTGGACATGGCATTTCATCCAATTGAAATCTGCAGCATGTGCATGTTCTTTCATTAAGTTTTACTATAAAGGTTTTATCACCATCTTCCACACTGTGCAAACCTCTAACAGATGTTGAAGCCTGTTGTGAAAAACATATATTTGACAGTTAACTTACCATTAGACAACTCTTAGAAAACAGTTAGCTAATATAGTATAGttgaaattaaaatgtactgtaattgaaaatttaccTTCATTCTTAAAGATGATGCATAGTGATTTCTGAGTTCATGTTCTGCTTTGTTTGTCAGCTTAGTAAATGTACAAATTGCAATATTTCTGTTAGCATAACTCCATTCTTGCATCAAACACCTCAAACTTTCAAGGAGCGTTGTTATTGGTAATTCCCTAGCTGCTTTGATTGCTGCATTCAAAGACTCGGCGATATTCGATGTCATTGTCGAGTacctaatattttataaattatgatcaAACTTGTTGTAATTTATATAACAAACTTACAGTAAATATAAAGGAAACTGTCAGTTAACTATATAAAGAATAGTCATATCAAACTTATAAAGAattatcagttaactaatataatttttttttagtcatACCTATTAGCTTTACAATGTGCTCTTGCCCACTTCTCGATCCCAATATCTGTTAGGTACTTTCGAATTCCGGCATTAATGGCATCAAGCTCTTTCATGTAGTAGTCAAATCCCTTAGTTGTGTATGATCTTGCAGCTCCATAGAAACAGTCTCTCAATGTATCCGGATCGTGTTTGAACTTTGATTTGATGTTACTTAGCAAATGGTACATACATATTGCATGACTTGCTTCAGGAAAAACCTTTTTGACCCCATTCAATATACTCAAATGCCTATCTGAAACAATACACAGCCCATTTCTTCCACCAAATGCttctttcaatttaaaaaaaaaatattcccaGGAATCATCATTTTCGGAATCAACAACTGCAAAAGCAAGGGGGAAAATCTTACCATTTCCGTCTTGTGTACTTGCTGTTATTAATGTTCCACCGTAGTTCGACTTCAAAAATGTTCCATCTACTACAATTATTGGTCTACAGTATCTCCAACCTTTAATAGAAGCATCTAGAGCCATaaacatatattcaaatttgTTTTCATCAGTTGTATGAAGATCTACAACTGACCCTGGATTAGTTTGTAGAAGCATGTGCAAATATCCAGGCAAAATTGAATACGAGTCGCGCGGACTACCTCTAATTTGGTTTAGTGCCTTTACGTTTGACCTCCATGCCCTATTGTAACTCAAAACAATCCCAAAATCTCTCTGAATATCTGCAATAATATCAGCTGGAGTATAGATTGTTTTTATATCCAAGAACTTCATTTTTATATGTTCCCCTATTATTGAAGCTGTTGCTTGCCTTTTGTCATCCATTCTTATATTTGGTGGGCATGTGTGGATGTTTATCATTCTTCTAATCACAAACATATTTATCTTTCCATCTCTTGAAGCTCTCACTGTCCACCTGCAATCTTCATTAATGCAAATGACTATATATTCTCTTTTGCAAGACTTACTAACTTTATACTGAAATTGGTTAGCAATCGTGTAGAAACAGAAACTTgtcttcataatttttttgtctttgaAGATCTGTCCAACATAGATTTCTGTTATTTTTGGATCAGTGACGATGTTGATTTCTTGTGGTTTACTTTCAGCTTCCTCATCTTCTTTTCTTGTCTGGTTGTATAATATTTCtgcatattttataatatcaattGCAGTGCCACTACTAGACGTTGTATCCACAAATTGTTCTTTAATAATTCCAATAGAAGCTTCACTGTTGATATTTTGTATTTGTGGCTGACCTTCAAATTTGTTTGTTGTAACACATAATGGAAAACTGGTTACTCGCGGTTCatcttttttcatttcaatgtaGAATTGCAGGCTGACATTATCTTCAATTTCTAAAGTTTGGTAGTTGCTTTCTAACTGAAATCTGATTTCCATTTTGGTTTCCCAACTGTTTACCTCTAGTATACCTACTATCAATTCCTTAATTTCTTCAAAGGTTGTGTTTTCccttatcagtattcctttcaTCTTGTAGTTGGAGTAATTAAAATGCTCATCCCATACTCCATCATAGTGCACAAGAGCCTTCAGTGTTCCTTTTGCtgcattttaatgatttaacatTAGTAACACATATTAAACCATTAGTAAACTATAAACAAAATATGTACTTCCAACctattttcaaattattcagTAAACCATCAGTAAATGCTTACTAACTAAACTTCTATAACTGTTAGTATATTGTTAACCATTTAGTAAACCATTGTGTAAACCATAAACTTCAATAACTGTCTCAGTACAGTCAAAATATATAATGTTGTTATGTAATATGGTTTGTTTTCACAGTACAGTCAAAATACACTATTTACTACAATATTTAGTTAATTATCAACTATACAACCTAAAGAAATTGAACTCAAGGTATTAGTAAAGGCTTATTAACCATTTAGTAAACCATCAGCAGatcaataattattaaaacttcTATAACTGCATCAGTACACTCTAAATACACTAATTAtcacaaaatttaattaattaacaactATAAAACTTAAAGAAATTGAATAATCTTTCAAGTTATCAGTAAAGACTTATTAACCATTTAGTAAACCATCAACAGatcaataaatcaataaaaattctaTAACTGCTTCAGTACATTGAAAATATACACTAATTATCacaattttaagtaattatcaacaataaaacctaaatcaaattgaataatCTTTCAAGTTATCAGTAAAGACTTATTAACCATTTAGTAAACCATCAACACATCACTAATTATTAAAACCTCTATAACAGCTTCAGTAAATTCAAAATACAGTAATTATCacaaattttaagtaattatcaACAAAAAACAGCAGCAAAACTATCAACGTATTCAATTTTGAATGATTATCAATGTATCTAGTTACCTAACTACGCGATTGATCTGATACAACAGTTACCTAACTAAGcgatttagttaatttaattttaaaatcaaacaattgaATATGAGTCGCGATTGATCAGTTTCTAACCTGAATCGCTTATTAAAGTCATATCATATGCGATTCCTCGAGTATTCTTCAAATTTGACTGATTAATGTCTTCTGTATTTGATCGAAACATCTTCGATGTAATGAACTGCAATTATTTTTCTTCAATCTTCTCTGAATTTCTGATTTTGAGCTTCAGAAAATCGCAATTATTTTTCTTCAATCTTCTCTGAATTTCTGATTTTGAGCTTCAGAGAATTTTTGCGAGATGGAGATTGAGAGAATTTTAGCTTGACAGAAAATCGCGAGAAGGAATGGAAGAGAATCGtaatttggcaatttaagaagtttatttattataagAAATTAAGGTTAACGGTAATATGGTTATAATTAATTTCCTGTAGTAGCCGTGAgattatttatgtgttttaggggtatttgtctaaaaaaacTCTTTCTTTTATAGTAATGGATgcatgcagccgtttaaaatttagggtCAGATTATGTTTTGATCTCTAACTATGTTTTGCTCATTATACATCCCcacattttcaaattttattaaaagttcCTCGaagaaatttatgaaatttgaatattatttatataatttatattgacAAAGTAAAAGATATACCACACATTTAATGATCACattcattaatataaaaatataagtattacaatattaaaataaaattttagttttataaattttattaaaaattaagacgaaactataatttaatgattttaaataaatattttaatttaatttgtatatatatttttatttttaattactagAAAATCAAttagttaagaaaataatatagtaatatacatatttttatagtattcataaaataaaaatgagtaaAGTTTCAATATAGGGataagaaatatttatattaaaccaaaataattgattaaggtgatatattttgattaaattttgataatgtatttcataatttttttttattttttaaagtttcgTTAGccaatcaaataatcaaaattgatttgttttaattCATATCATTTTATGTTATTGGTTGAATtgactaaataaattaattaatttaatcatttcATTTATTggtacttataatttttttatcattcataTCAATTCAGTTCGACGAGGATAAAATTTGAtatctttttaaatataaaaaaagatttcatgaatttagttaaaaaaaaagttggtttTAATTAAGTTGATATAATGTTCACTCTTACCAACACacactaatttttaaattaaaaacattaatattatataactaTCCAAAGTTTCATGActttaattcaaaattgaaaaaaaaagttttaaagtctaaaataaaatttgagcaAAAGTATAGATGTGTTTTCAGCCATAAAACAGTAGAACGTGATGCCCAAGTAAGGTTAACATAGTAAATGACGTTGActttaaagttttgttttgtgttGAATTTGAAAAGTTAGGTCCCTGTCTTTGCCAATAGCATGAACTTTTCTTCATGATTATGAACCACCAATGACATTCAGAGaaattagttttaaaagaaaactgtggataattatttatactatttattctaaaaaaaacttaGCACATTCAACTATTCATACTATAATACGAAagttatatgtttaataaaatcaactaaatttattttactatatgTTTGCATTTATTTTCTTAGAAACAACCATTATAAATGTGTTGACTGAATTATATTTTCAATGCAAATTTCatgatatatattatatagaTATAAAGTCTTTATACTTTAATAACCAAGAAATATAAGAAGTATAGaagaatataatattatattatttaatgtaCCCTTAACatatctgaaaataaaaaagtgacAAATAAAATGGAACAAAAGGAATAgctaaataactaaattatagtagtaatattttaaatatatatataaacatacaaATTGACATAGAATCATTTTTGCTATGAATTCAGAATTATATATAGATATGGAGTTAGTTTTTTTTCGTTTGCTCTgataagtttttttaatttgccATTTCATTATATAAATCAAGAGTACTCCTTGTCATTAGTTAGTTGCTCATAATGCAAATTTATACAATTTCTTATAGAAATGAAATGTGCTGAAAAAATTGGCACTGCATTGAACCATAATATGTAATTCACAACTCAATTTTAATGATATCATTTTTTTTCCGCTAAACTTCTCTATCCATTAAAATTATATCGTAACAAACTTCCACCtaaatagataaattatatCATACGGACTCTCAAACTGGAGAGCTCCACAAATTCTACAAAAGTTTCTGGATTATTTTTATCCTTACttgtttgacaaaaaaaatagagCAAATACATAGTGATTTCATGCTACATTATttccaaaaaatataatttgaaaaatgcTTTATGTGCATCcatcaaatatcaaataatcaaaaataattcTGTGTTTCCTTCTGATAACTTCCTattgaacatttacaaatgatacaagcATCTGGAATTATAAAGATGAGAGTATAATAGGTTAACTTACAGAGGACGATAAAAAATCTCTGAAATGCTCGACGACTAAAGCCTCTATCTTCCTGACATTAAATTCACAAGAGCTTGATTTTCATAGAAGGAGCCGACATCCCAATCCTCCGTTGAGGACGAGAGTGTCATTAAAGCGACAACGATAGATCTCATGCTTGGTCGTAGTTGTGGATTCTCTTGCGTACATGCCTTGGCAAGCTGAGCCATCTGCAACCATAATTTTCCACAGATCTTTAGAATTCATCAAAATGTAAGTAAGGATGGTAATATAAGTTGTAAGACATTATTTAACCTTTCGAACAGAATCGAATGGATAACTATCTCCAAGCCTTGGATCAATCAATTTGAGGAGGTCTTCTTTAGGATCGGGTTGACTAAGGACATCCTCAAACTACATAGCATAATAACCGTAATGTCAGCTCATACACTATTTCCAGAAATCGTTTACTCTATTTGTGTGTGAAATTTTGTCTCCTAACTCAAATCAATTGAAAAAAGCGTCGATCACAAACCAGTTTTTGTCAACTTGTCTAGTTTAGTCCAATTCAGAAATTAAAGTCCTCTAAAAACTTCTGCATGtgtttaattgataaaaaagaaggatggaaGATACTTAACCAAAGCAACAAGGCCCCTTGACTCAGCACTAGACCCGTTTGACTTGACGATAGCTTCTTTGGCAGATATAAGTTCATAGAGGACAACTCCCAAGGCATAAACATCCACTTTTGGGGAAACATCACCATATTGAGCATATCTGCAGTCGAGCATGAAAATTTTGATCCATGATATAAATATATCTGAAGAGCATTGCTCAAACCCATAGGGTTAAAAGTATGACTTGTTTATGGGCCTGGGTACCGCACATGCCCATCCTCCTTGAGCCAGGCTCGAACAATTAATTTTGTCTCAAGCCTGAACCTGTAATAAGCCTGGTTTTTATGGGCGGGTTTGAgcttttattataatatttgttcTCATATAAGCCTAAAAAATTGGATCCGGGCCcgtataaatataatttacgGGAAGGA containing:
- the LOC126657220 gene encoding uncharacterized protein LOC126657220, with product MFRSNTEDINQSNLKNTRGIAYDMTLISDSAKGTLKALVHYDGVWDEHFNYSNYKMKGILIRENTTFEEIKELIVGILEVNSWETKMEIRFQLESNYQTLEIEDNVSLQFYIEMKKDEPRVTSFPLCVTTNKFEGQPQIQNINSEASIGIIKEQFVDTTSSSGTAIDIIKYAEILYNQTRKEDEEAESKPQEINIVTDPKITEIYVGQIFKDKKIMKTSFCFYTIANQFQYKVSKSCKREYIVICINEDCRWTVRASRDGKINMFVIRRMINIHTCPPNIRMDDKRQATASIIGEHIKMKFLDIKTIYTPADIIADIQRDFGIVLSYNRAWRSNVKALNQIRGSPRDSYSILPGYLHMLLQTNPGSVVDLHTTDENKFEYMFMALDASIKGWRYCRPIIVVDGTFLKSNYGGTLITASTQDGNGKIFPLAFAVVDSENDDSWEYFFFKLKEAFGGRNGLCIVSDRHLSILNGVKKVFPEASHAICMYHLLSNIKSKFKHDPDTLRDCFYGAARSYTTKGFDYYMKELDAINAGIRKYLTDIGIEKWARAHCKANRYSTMTSNIAESLNAAIKAARELPITTLLESLRCLMQEWSYANRNIAICTFTKLTNKAEHELRNHYASSLRMKASTSVRGLHSVEDGDKTFIVKLNERTCTCCRFQLDEMPCPHAIAILSKLHQEPYQYYSDFFTKENMLATYEGVVYPMPSQNNWDLPANVESVEVLPPIGAIPAGRPKKRITGPNEIKKTNQCGRCKQRGHNKKTCKNIPK